The window AGGAACATGCATGAAGGGTACTGAAAATTGCATAACAAATGAAAAGGCTAACCTTTTTGTTCATCCTGGTTTGAATTCTTCCCAGCATATGGAGCATGAAAGTAAATGCAGTTCAGAATTACAAACGTGCTCCTATCTGGtcgaaatggaaaataatattaaaaatattgatttacaAGTTGACACGTGTCTGCCATGTAATCAGGTGAAAAGAATACTGTCCACTAATTCTCCATCAAGATACGAAGAAACTGAAGCAAATACAGACACTGACTTTTATTCAGGGGCGAACAAAACATCTTCCATTTCAACTGAAGAGGCAACATTGTTGTTGTCATGTGAGAAAAGTGTGCTGATTGATAATgaacatttattattaaatgaaAAGAGGTCTTTGGAAAATGAACAGGCTTTCAATAATGACAGAGAACATTCGAAAGTAAGCGTTGGTAGCACtgcaaaaaattgcaatgaaTCTACATCTTACAGTCACGATAACCATAATCTACAATGTTGCACAAGCATCGAGTGTTTACACACCAAAAATAAAGGCTCCTATGTAAGCATCTCTGATTTCTCTCCAGCTACAAGTGATAGTCGTAAACGTTTCTATGCTTCATATGATAATGTAGATTCTCATTCTCAAAAGTTACAAACTGATTTGCTTGACAATGAAATAGACAGATTTGAAGGGATGAAAAGCCAAGATAGCATGTCATTCAAAAGTATAAGTGACTGCAGTTTGGATCTTCAACCGAAATATACAAGTACACCTCACATATTGGCAGATTCCTATCAAATGCAGATGACAGGCGATAATAAGGCACAAGAACTTTCAGAGCAGGCGAGTTTAGACGAGAACAAATGTGTACTGTTGCTCCAAAGTGCTCCACATATTGTGCAACAATTCCCTGTGGTTGAAGGTAAAGATTCTGAAAGTCTAGGTCATGAACCTATGATGGAGCAAATACTAGAAAAGTCGGAAGATCAATTTTCCGATCCGGAAATGAATTTCTCATGTACAAATATTCAACTCTACCAAAGTGACAGTTCCTCAAAAGATGATTCtagcttacaaaaaaaatcctcaTTCGAAGGTATCATTAACACATAATTAGGgctaaattaaatttaaagattaTTTGGGAAATGAATGATTAACATGTGATATTCTTACAGGTGAAAAGTTAATCAAGAATGACTCAATCTACTTAGAGTCAAGAACTGTTGAagacattttttcaagtacGAGTCAACTTTCTTTGCAAAGCAATAGCGATATCAGTTTATCTGGAACTGCAAGTACTGCAAGTAGCAATGTAGATAGATGGTATGTGGCAGAAACAAACCCCATGTATCAACGAGATATTGTTGTACTAAAAGGTGGAAACGATACTGCAGACAATCCTAATGAAGAAGCAGCATCTGACAGTGACGCAACTGTGTATGGTGAAGGGAGAAGTGATGAAAGAGAAAACGATAAAGCAATAAGTCACACATCGAAAACAGCAGATCACTATTGTGAACATACAACGAATGTTCCAGTGCAACACACCTTCAACGAAcatatcgatgaaaatttagaCAAAACAGTAAGCACATTTGGTACCGAAAGCGCTACATTGTCTTCCAGTGACTGGGTGTATAGTAAAACAAACGATAAATTTGTTTGTgaactttcgaaaaaaagaaattatacagaaaatgTTGCTGATGattattctgtaaaaattccAGAAGATGAAGATCatttaaaaatggaaaaaatccGTTCGGATCCTTTTACAGAATGTAGTACGAGTATACAATATCAGTTTGCGACGGTAAATCATCGTACATCTACAATATTCATACCAGAGTGTACAGAAATCCAACCAGCCTGTAATGCAGATCATGTTGCGTCAATAGCATTATCACATAGTAACTTGGCAAAGCAGACTGCAAATTTAGATGAATCATCTGTTGCTAATGCAAAAATGACTTCAGAAAATTTCTTGGACAATATATGTGATGTATCGAGTTCTAAAATGGCAGCTGACAGTTCTGTTAGGCGATCAGATCATAGGCTAGATATATCTGAGGTAACAAATACTTTGACTGATTCCACAAAGATCTtatctgaaaaagttgaagcGACTAAATGTAAATTAGAAGCTACCTTAGAATCACAAAGGAAACTGGCTACAAGTTCACCACTCATGTCTGCTGAAACAAAATTAGTTCACACAATTAAAAATGTGGAGTACGTTCAAGATACTGGTAGAAATTGTGACATTGACCAAAATACAACGCAAATTCGCAATCAACAATCTCAGAACAGTGATCATGTGACAACAGTTCAGACTACAACAGAACGGCTCGATTATGATAGAGGTCTATCTTCACATTCATTTCAGGGCCActcgaattatttgaattcattcGGGGTTTCaagtgagataaaaaataaagagctACCACTTACTGATATTTTTAACACACATGCAAGTCAATCACAACCAGCGGTACTATCGAACATCAAATCAATTCCAAGTCACGAAACTGTAACTCTATACAATGTaggaaaagttaaaaaagaacaaaatcaattacaatacGAATCGGAGCCCTCGAGAGCCGCAGAATATACAGATACAAAACCATTTTCACCAGAATCGTTGGACACACCGCCTAACAGTTGGTCTCCAGAAATAATGGATTCTGGTTACCCAAATTCGGCTTCTGCACATGACGTAACACCCGAGTGTGAGTTATCAAGCATTGCAAATGACAGAATATCAGATTCAGATTCAGCCAGTGTCGGAGAAGTTCCTGTACCAGGATTTTACGAGTTCGTCGAAGTTGAAAATGGTGACTTGGCAAATAACAACAGAGACGATGAGGGAAATAACGTAATTGCATTTGAGGCAAATGATAACCTAGATGATCTACAACCACTAATTGATGTACTTGAAAATGACATGGAGAATGAAAACGATATTTATGTACTCCAAAATGGATTTCCGATGTGGCTGTTGAGGATACTAGAGATGGCTAATCCAATAGATCTCGAAAATATTGGGGGTGCACATGCACAACTGTATCCAGCTCTTCAAGAACAAGCGGGTGAGATTTCTTAACCTTGTACATGATTATCCTTCAGATCAAATATTTTAATGGCACAATGGTCTCTtccatttatttcaaatccaTGAACTCCATATTTTGATCCAAAGAGCAATGTACAGAGTGTAGATAAATCTATTTTGCTGTAGGCGGAGATGCTGCAAATGTAAATGCAGAAAACGACGAGGGTTTTGATAGCAGCTCGTTAGAAGATGATAGCGACATTGAGGATGACGACGCTGATGATGCCACTTCTGTTTCGAGCGACGAAACTGAGGATCATAGTGGTGTGAATCCGAGAAGGGATTGGAGAGCAGGTGGTGATCCATGATTACTAAAATGAATGAAGAGTTGTGCTGGTATGGTAAgttgatttgaaaaagattCTTACAACCGTTTTACCTATATACCAATATTCAAGTCACatacttttcagaaaatttgaagatggGTGAGtaattgatatttaaattaGCGAGTTTAAAGATGTTGTTCTGCAAACTGATTATTGAAGAGTGATTTTACGTTCCACGACTTTTTTCAAGTGCCAactaaaaaacatttaaaattgcaaaacgtTTTGAGATATTTTGTGACGGTTTGTGCGTATTGCCAGTTCAACAAATTCTGTGCAATCGAGACCTTAATCTTGATATGTAGAAATGAAgaatatgtatgcatattataatatttttactaccttGGTGATACATTGGATTGAACTGAAGGATGGCacaaataacttttgaacaaTACAATCAATCATATTCACAGTCAGGGGAAGtgcaaaaaatattccaaagaAATCTTTGTATTCTTTTCGAATATTTAAGATAGCAATTTCTGGCACCGCAAGTCAGAAATCTGATCCACATGACTTCGagttattttggaaaactgCCGAAAATCATTATCATTGGTTATATCATTCCCAACATTTGTTGGATATTTGAAATGCAAGAACTAGATTCGACTTTGTTgatgtttttgttttacgtCATTAagatatattaaaattaacaaaggTATTGTGCTCAGACATGATTAAGATCGAATAAATGTCCAGAATGGTGAAAATATCTATAGAGCTTACAATGTGCTTTAGCGTCGCCATATAAAAAGGAGACAGTACAAGAATTTTATGTACAAAACTATATAATCATCTACTGTGTAATGTAATTGTTTAGGGCCAGTAACTAAATCAAAACTAAACCAACTAAAtttaaaatctttaaaaatattaacgtCATTTATAATTGGCTCCTTTTTACATAgaaagataatttttacacGTATTTACCAATACCTTCTGACCTCTAACAATTAATAACACATACATGTTGCATCTGCATATAAGTATGTTATTGAGCTTTGTATTTCTATACTTGTACATAAATATCAAAGCTtgtattgtttgaaaaatatacagcTATTTAgaactaatattttttttctaaatcaaaTAATCTGtgattcttgaatttttattgtggTTTCCAACAAGTGCAGCTTTTTGGGAATgtaaattatcaataataGAAGTGAGAAATTCCCTTGCTGTATATTATACGGCAGCTTccaatattattaaatttatttgaatgtagaaaaaattcgtTTGTCAGTACTTCGATAATCTATCTAAAGTATATTATGTCTTTTCACATAAAGGTACTAAATGTTGAAGCTTTAAATTCATTGTTATGTTTTCGatgcattcaatttttttcttatgcaACAGGAATAACAATATGTTATATTTTGTGCAAAGTTTAAAATGAATGATATCCatcaaatcaatttattgttagttaaaACTGTTTGTATTGATTAAACTTTTATAATAAGTCTGTGTGGCTCTCGATCATCACTGTATCGTTACGCTTTATGATAGTATTAGATAAAAGCGTAATACAAATTGGTATAATCTGTTATCTAT is drawn from Neodiprion fabricii isolate iyNeoFabr1 chromosome 3, iyNeoFabr1.1, whole genome shotgun sequence and contains these coding sequences:
- the LOC124178822 gene encoding uncharacterized protein LOC124178822, with the protein product MIIVLFHALYYFGRYVYRNFYARYGETGEISVTNQLLNVTEADYDFPPEDEHVLGDFKVKFFPPVYVQRYNAVHDVLASAQYHRKIRKVIDFGCAELTFAIHLKNTDGIQEIICVDVDRPLLEKFQSKVAPLHCDYLAPRTEPLTIHVCEGSVAHNDNKLANSDAVICIELIEHLHPDELEAFPHNVFGFIKPQVAIVTTPNADFNVLFKKMNGFRHPDHKFEWTRAQFQDWANNVILLYPDYEVSFHGIGAGPPGTEMLGSCSQMAVFHCHTKLPQSEELEGVDGLLKTVVFHEYPYRTDNRSDEQKILDDAVYYIRLLSSRQEELAEEIPLAKLMFSVEKFHISVDVLRSILEEAQWAIVDREDGPVVVLPPQSGFSINSDLDVDEFLDNDYRHHDHENDWDTTEVGTPPGYYFDSYMETNTENYTEEGENWDDEVHSDTRGSNYNLNSNNLEHSEMHDTENPGDSLDNQQTMEDLNDEDLLLNPSQDQLNITPGTFSAETELSINFVPIESDSTNIDYSNDSGNTLNSAQQNLSVPLLVSTLSQTLQCLNNDGDHSLTAKRNHHLPQEDLKSSQNEGSYVGTCMKGTENCITNEKANLFVHPGLNSSQHMEHESKCSSELQTCSYLVEMENNIKNIDLQVDTCLPCNQVKRILSTNSPSRYEETEANTDTDFYSGANKTSSISTEEATLLLSCEKSVLIDNEHLLLNEKRSLENEQAFNNDREHSKVSVGSTAKNCNESTSYSHDNHNLQCCTSIECLHTKNKGSYVSISDFSPATSDSRKRFYASYDNVDSHSQKLQTDLLDNEIDRFEGMKSQDSMSFKSISDCSLDLQPKYTSTPHILADSYQMQMTGDNKAQELSEQASLDENKCVLLLQSAPHIVQQFPVVEGKDSESLGHEPMMEQILEKSEDQFSDPEMNFSCTNIQLYQSDSSSKDDSSLQKKSSFEGEKLIKNDSIYLESRTVEDIFSSTSQLSLQSNSDISLSGTASTASSNVDRWYVAETNPMYQRDIVVLKGGNDTADNPNEEAASDSDATVYGEGRSDERENDKAISHTSKTADHYCEHTTNVPVQHTFNEHIDENLDKTVSTFGTESATLSSSDWVYSKTNDKFVCELSKKRNYTENVADDYSVKIPEDEDHLKMEKIRSDPFTECSTSIQYQFATVNHRTSTIFIPECTEIQPACNADHVASIALSHSNLAKQTANLDESSVANAKMTSENFLDNICDVSSSKMAADSSVRRSDHRLDISEVTNTLTDSTKILSEKVEATKCKLEATLESQRKLATSSPLMSAETKLVHTIKNVEYVQDTGRNCDIDQNTTQIRNQQSQNSDHVTTVQTTTERLDYDRGLSSHSFQGHSNYLNSFGVSSEIKNKELPLTDIFNTHASQSQPAVLSNIKSIPSHETVTLYNVGKVKKEQNQLQYESEPSRAAEYTDTKPFSPESLDTPPNSWSPEIMDSGYPNSASAHDVTPECELSSIANDRISDSDSASVGEVPVPGFYEFVEVENGDLANNNRDDEGNNVIAFEANDNLDDLQPLIDVLENDMENENDIYVLQNGFPMWLLRILEMANPIDLENIGGAHAQLYPALQEQAGGDAANVNAENDEGFDSSSLEDDSDIEDDDADDATSVSSDETEDHSGVNPRRDWRAGGDP